CAAAAAAAAGACGTGCCCGACGAACTCGTGAAGGAAGTCATAAGGGCTGCTATGCACGCACCTTCTGCCTGCAATCAGCAACCATGGCACTTCGTTGTGATCAGAGATGAAGGGACCAAAAAGAAAGTAGCAGAAATACATCCCCATGCGAAAATGATACTGGAGGCACCTGTTGCCATCCTGGTCTGCGGAGATCCCTCTCTTGAAAAGTGTAAAGGTTTCTGGGTTCAGGATTGTTCTGCTGCTGTGGAGAATCTCCTTTTGAGAGCAACAGAGCTTGGCCTTGGCGCTGTGTGGTGCGGTGTGTATCCGAGGGAAGAGAGGGTGAAAAACTTCCAGAAACTTCTTGGAATACCAGAACATGTGATCCCGTTTGCACTCATTCCTATCGGA
The Thermotoga sp. genome window above contains:
- a CDS encoding nitroreductase family protein — encoded protein: MSVIYKRRSIRKYQKKDVPDELVKEVIRAAMHAPSACNQQPWHFVVIRDEGTKKKVAEIHPHAKMILEAPVAILVCGDPSLEKCKGFWVQDCSAAVENLLLRATELGLGAVWCGVYPREERVKNFQKLLGIPEHVIPFALIPIGYPAEQPIPEDRFKSERIHREKW